In Paraburkholderia acidisoli, one DNA window encodes the following:
- a CDS encoding helix-turn-helix transcriptional regulator, which produces MSTPLGLFRTSLAGPQSRLTEAFDQLRTRPDCISVPEFGLFGCVVPVPGDAEEGTWRMASIRDEIFIVVSDCNYAHSRSESVLPESFVEFHFSLSGPASVDFSDTGNLQVNAPNLLVCRQGADVRYQVTCGPGPWQSVGLYVTQRYFDRLLRALGGEADRIRAELAAIGNDQIYNRQIPFSVEALHIAEQLLASPYRGARQMLYLEGKSTEILCACIEMWLAHLSDDKPGETLSARDLRLIEKARETILADLRLAPTIPELARAVGTNASKLKRGFKFLYGMTIFEYGLRCRMNHALHLLVEGRHPVGQVALAVGYQHQTSFTAAFRDYFGFAPKDARRLASPVSLGKTDTLALAGAGKDKALSAEAPRPTENETREASLSTPPRAK; this is translated from the coding sequence TCGCGCCTGACCGAAGCGTTCGATCAGCTACGCACCCGGCCCGATTGCATCAGCGTGCCGGAATTCGGGCTGTTCGGCTGCGTCGTGCCGGTGCCGGGCGACGCGGAGGAAGGCACGTGGCGCATGGCGAGCATTCGCGACGAGATCTTTATCGTGGTGTCCGACTGCAATTACGCGCATAGCCGCTCCGAAAGCGTGCTGCCCGAGTCGTTCGTGGAGTTTCACTTCTCGCTCTCGGGGCCCGCGAGCGTGGACTTCTCCGACACCGGCAATCTTCAGGTCAACGCGCCGAATCTGCTCGTGTGCCGGCAGGGCGCCGACGTGCGCTATCAGGTCACGTGCGGCCCGGGACCGTGGCAGTCGGTGGGGCTCTACGTGACGCAGCGCTACTTCGACCGCCTGTTGCGCGCGCTGGGCGGCGAGGCCGACCGCATTCGCGCGGAACTGGCCGCCATCGGCAACGACCAGATCTATAACCGCCAGATTCCGTTCAGCGTCGAGGCCCTGCATATCGCCGAGCAGTTGCTGGCTTCGCCGTATCGCGGCGCGCGGCAAATGCTGTATCTCGAAGGCAAGAGCACGGAGATCCTGTGCGCGTGCATCGAAATGTGGCTGGCGCATTTGAGCGACGACAAGCCCGGCGAAACGTTGTCGGCGCGCGACCTGCGGCTGATCGAGAAGGCTCGCGAAACGATCCTCGCGGACCTGCGTCTCGCGCCGACCATTCCCGAACTCGCGCGCGCGGTGGGCACCAACGCGTCCAAGCTCAAGCGCGGTTTCAAGTTTCTCTACGGCATGACGATCTTCGAGTACGGGTTGCGCTGCCGCATGAATCACGCATTGCATCTGCTCGTGGAAGGCCGCCACCCGGTGGGGCAGGTTGCGCTCGCGGTGGGCTATCAGCATCAAACGAGTTTCACCGCGGCGTTTCGCGACTACTTCGGTTTCGCGCCGAAAGACGCGCGCCGTCTCGCGAGCCCGGTTTCACTGGGGAAAACGGATACGCTCGCGCTAGCGGGCGCCGGGAAGGACAAGGCGCTCTCCGCGGAAGCGCCGCGGCCCACTGAAAACGAAACGCGCGAAGCGTCGTTGAGCACGCCGCCGCGCGCGAAGTAA